In Hypanus sabinus isolate sHypSab1 chromosome 10, sHypSab1.hap1, whole genome shotgun sequence, the genomic stretch tgaatggcctaaatctgctcctaggtcttaatGGTTATAACTACCAGATGGCCACAATAGGACAATCTATAATGATGAAGGTAAAAACTGCTTCAAATAACCATGTCCTGTATTAGTTGTGTTCAAGCACATCATTACTCGAATAAATACCAAACAGAACCACATTAACTCAACAACCAATTAGCAAAACATTCAGTCAAACCTTATGTTTATCCCGTCCTCACTATTTCAAAGGAGCTTTTCCCAAGAATTACATCAAGGTGATTCACATTACTTTGCAAAGTGCTTTCTACTTTATTCTCATTTTTGATTGAGGATAATTGGTGCATCAAAGTATAGGAACACAGGAATGTGTGTTTGCGGTTCACTTCCTCACATACGCTCTGGCATACGGCCATTCAATTGCTTCCATTGAACTGACCTGCCTTGAGTTCGATTTCTCTTCCTTTGCTCTGTACGAAGATACAGAAGCAAGAATAGGGCAGGTGGTCCTTTGACATTGGTCCATCATTTACTGAGATTGGAAttggagttggtttattattgccagatgtactgagatacagggaAAAGCTTGCCTTCTAaacagttcatacagatcaattaatTACACAGTGCCTTGAGGCAgttcaaggtaaaacagtaacaatgcagaacaaagtgaAATTCAGGTAGGTAatgaggtgcaaggtcataacaaggtagattgtgagatcatggctgatctgcatTCTGGCTACATTAATTTCACTCTTTCCCACCTCTCTGAAACCTCTTAAACGTCAGCAATTGATGAGCAGCTGCAAAGAAACCAGATCAGAGTGTAGCAATGTGCTATAATTTCACTCCTGAGATGATTAGTGATAATATCTGTCCCCTaatcttttcccctctcccttccctcttcttcaattccctgcTCTGGTCCCCCTCTtacatcttctcctcacctgttttTCACTTACCCCTGAGccgccttctccttccctttcttccacgatCCAcggtcctcccctatcagattccttctttagccttttatctttcccacctatcacctaccagcttcttaCTACATCACCCttctcccacctacctggcttcacctgtttcCTTCTACTTAGTAGTTTATACTCCTTCCTgttcccccctccctccacccctaccttcttattctggcagcttcccccttcccttccagtcctgatgaatggtcttgacctgaaacatcgactgtttattcccctccatagatactgcctgacctgctgagttcctccagtattgtgtgtgtgtgttgccctagTCTTTTACTGCTCATCAGGTAAGTTCACTGGCACTTTCCATGGATCCTTATTGAACAAAAATCTCAGCCACACTCGCCATAATCATTCTTGAAAGGAGAGAGACATCCAAACTCTTGCTACTCACTGTGTGAAAACTTACATAAGGTTTTAAGATGATTACACCCTGCATTGAGGTGGtaaaagggaaaacaataacaacaccaaataaagtgtaacagctatagAGAAAGGGAAATATAAgtagataataaggtgcaaggtcataatgaggtagattgtgaagtcaagattcTATCTTATCGTACAAGGGGGTAGAAgctctccttgagcctggtggtacagaatcagaatcctttattatcgccaagtctgaggacacatacagggaatttgatgccggtttccctgagctctctctgtacagaattaaaagcaaacaaaaacaatagtgcaaataatcataaactatatacaatgaggtccacctcattgaatgtacaggtggacttgatttataatagactaaaattcaagtgttcataagtctgatggcatacggaaagaaactgttcttgtacctatttgtcctggcatacagtgatctaaagcgcctaccagaaggaaggaTTTGGAACAGGTGATACGTACACgacgttggaagaactcagcaggtcaggcagcatctgtgagaaaagagtagccaatgtttcgggccgaaacgttggctactcttttctcactgacgctgcctgacctgctgagttcttccagcaatgtgtacgtattctttgatccacagcatctgcagttgtagttttgtgttggaacaggtgatgtccagggtgtgatgggtctacaataatgctgcttgctcgcttcctgactctagatgcatataagtcctggatcgagggcagcttcacaccaataatcctttccgcagccctgacggttctttggagtctattcttgtcttgtttggtacatacatgctttcaggttttttgAGGAGGTCCAAGCTCATGCTCCTTATTGTGTGATACTGCCACACTGCCCACTGTTTTAAGCCCTGAATGCTTTAGTTCTCATGCTTTTGCCTTGTACACTTAGTTCACTGTAGTAATGAAACTAACTGTATGAATGGCATACTGAATAAAGCTTTTTGTGGTGCTTtagcacgtgacaataataaaccaatttaccatttGACATTATGCCCCTTTACCCTTGTTTAATATTCAAGTTCAGCTGTGACTTTATTAGTGctcagggcattctggagttcagaattcaattccagtgccatctgtaagaTGCTTGTTCTCCCCATGAGTGCGCGGGCTCCCTCTGGGTgcaccggtttcctcccaaagaggtaccagttagtaggttaattggtcattgtaaattgtcctgtgattaggctagtgttaagtaGGTGGTCTGTTGGGTGGTGCgtctcgttgggctggaagggcctgttccatgctgtatctctaagtaaataaataagtttaTTGCCATTTTGACATACATATGTATACAACTTAAAAAAGCCGTTCCTTGGAGGCTAAGGTTCAAAACATAGTCCATGCACGTACCATTTAGCAATGATCCGGCACCTACCTCTGCAATGCCAGGGgttagttttttacacagagagtggtgagtgcatggaatgggctgccggcggtggtggtggaggcagttacaatagggtctttaaagaaactcctggataggtacatggagtttagaaaaaaagggctgtgggtaaccctatgtaatttctaaggtaagtacacgttcggcacagcattgcgggcaaaagggactgtattgtgctgtaggttttctatgtttctattcacaaaataatattagcacaagtccctgagtagcATGGCCTGAAGGTTAATACATTAACAAAAGGTATGAGGTGCATGTTTATTTAATTCAAGCTGTTGTATAAGTATGCGAAGCAGCGGCAATAAAAGACTATGGCTCGGTATTCAATACTATCATGCCCtcaaaactaataaataagcaagacattggcctcaacacctccttatgcaattggatccttgatttcctcacttgcagaccctagtcagtttCGATTGGCAgctgcatctcctccacaatctccattagcacaggtgcactacaagGCCTTTGTGCGTAGCCCCCTGATCTACTTGTTTTATACttttgactgtgtggctgagcacagctTCAATGGGAtatttatgtttgctgatgacactgtctTAGGcaaaggtcatgctctcttctcactaatgccatcaggaagaaggtacaagagcctcaggactcacaccaccaggttcaggaacagttattacccctcaaccatcagaaccaaaggggataacttcactcaacatgaCTTGCcacatcactttcaaggactcttcatctgatgttctcaatatttattgcttatttattaattattattattattattattgttattactatttttctctctttttgtatttgcacagtttgttgtcttttgcacactggttgtcgacccagttggtgcagtctttcattgattctattatggttgttggatttattgagtatgcactTCATTaatgaatttgctttgaactttgagattaaGGTTAGTAAGTCGTGAATATGCTAGAATTATGGTGAGCTTGCAGGCATCagactgtgttggccattgacTCAAATGACACATATTTACAGATGTATATATGACAAATTAAGCTAGTCTTTGAATAGCTAGATAGCTTCTGAGTATAAGCAGTTCCAGCCATGGTAAGTCAAGgttaatgtttaaaaaaaatatttcttacAATTACATTCAAGAAATATTAGAAACACTCTAGTAAAGTATGATAAACACAATCATTGTGCACACAGAAATCTAAAGATTACTTTTATTGATGTTATTAAAGATTAAAGCTCAATTTAATACATCATATTCATTGACAaacattaggaatttgctgtggtatgTTGGTCAGAGTGTGACATGCAAAAAATGCACCAACATTAAAAATTATAATGAATAAGGAATGAAATGTGCATAAATGCATAAAtagcagcatgtatttacaatgtgaaCAGCATAAGAAGTGATTAAAGTGTCTGCAGTACAGTGACTGAGGTGATAGATAGAGGAGGGTGGGGCTAACTAAAATGGATGATCAGATAACTGCCTGAGGGAGGAAACTTCTAAGATGGCGTGAAGGTGTTGTTTTAATATCCTGACAaagctttccagaagggagcttttgaaaaggcagtttgcagggtggatAGTGTCCATAATGATTTTAACTTCCTGCTTCTCTAACCTGGACGCATAAGGGTCCTGCAGCAATAGAAGACTGCAGCCAATAACCTTTTCTCCTGTCCAGACAGTTCGCTGTAGCTTttgtatattgtgagaggatactgcaccaaaccagacagtaatggctgatcacaaacaagagaaaatctgcagatgctggaaatctgagcaacacgcacaatattctgaaggaactcagcaggccaggcagcatctaggaaaagtgtacagttgacattttgggccgaaacccttcggcaggactggtaTGTGAAGATGCTCTCTATAatggcagtgtagaattgcaGCAGTACGTTCTGGGTAAAGTTGGAATTCTGTCAGCTGCCGTAAGAAATATATTCTCTGAaaagtgtttgtgttaatgaaaAAGATAAACAagtttcaaaattgtttaatgtcatttcaagtacataagtgtaaagcagaaaaaaataattgttactctggagcaccaaacacaataagataaagaacacaataataaaaacacaatcaatataaatacataagatagcttatataattAACACACAGTTTCATTTTAATTTCTAGATGCCTTTTATCCTTTATTGCCAATTTTTAATTTTAACCAAATCATCTTTCCACAGAAAATCAGGATTCGAACAGTCAAGGGCTTAGATTATCTTTGCAGGTCAGGATGTAAGTTCCATGGAAAGATGATGGAAAAATTCCTTCTGGTGGATTGTAAAACAGTGGTATATGGAACATACAGGTAAGTTTTTAATCTCAGTAGTATCATCAGTAGATAGCACTAAATAGCAGAATGCAGTATAAAGAGCAATAGCTACAGAGAGAGGGCAGTGCAAGTAAATGATAGAGTACATGATCATAATAAGGAAGATAGTGagatcaagagtctatcttatcatacCAGTCAaatattcaatagtctgataactgctgggaagaagctgtccttgaacctggtggtacatgatgtccagcttttgtatcttctgcctgatgggagaagagagaatatctggggtgGGTGAGATCTTTGGTTATGCTAGCTGCTTTTCTCAGAAGGTTAGATAGAGTCTGTGGTGGGGAAGTTGTTTTTTGAGTTCTGCTGAGCTGtggccacaactctctgcagtttcttctggttacaggcagagcagttgccataccaggtGTGATGCATTCAGATAGCATGCTTTCTatagtgcattgataaaaattggtaaggtttGACTGGGACATGACAAATTTGACCTCCTGTGAAAGCAGAGACATTTAAACTACAAGGTCTCCCCTCATTTGgaagaataaggtgggggggggggggaatcacattgaaatctattgaatattgatatgtttcaacagagtggatgttgagaggatgtttccaataatgggggaCCAGAAAGCACAGTGTAGGAATAGACTGGCAATGAATGGTGTtgggatggataataaatcagctatgatggaatagcagagcagacataatgggtccaatggcctaattctgctgctatgttggtgagctttcttggccacgGCATCTACTAAGTGGACCAGTGATGAGCTAATGGGGGCTAGTCACTCAAGAGGCATCACTCAAGTAGCAAAGAATTTGACTTAGAACTTTGCTGGGTTATTAATAAATGAACATCCAATAATCTGGTGTAATTACTAACCTGGTATTATCAAAGTCTTGAATATGGAGTGTTATTGCAGCATGTCTACAAAATTCTGAATTGTCTTTGAATAATTCCTTGACTAATTCTTTGATGAAATGTTTAAATAATTCTCTAACAAATTCTTTCAATAATTCTTTGACAAATTCTTCGAATAATGCATGTAACTAATTGAGCAAATTATTCCTTTTTAGTTTCATGTGGTCCTATGAAAAGATAAATCTCAGTATGGTGCAAGTGATCTCTGGGCAACTCGTGGAATCATACGATGAGGAGTTTCGGACAATCTATGCCCGTTCAGACATCCCCGACGTGTTTTCAGTAGAAAGTTCAAGACTACTGCCAGACGGAAGGAAGCCATTAATCTTGCAGAATGGTATTAACCGTGACTCTTATCACCATTCAGTGACGTCGGTTGCTTCATCTACCAGCTGGCAGCAGACTTTCGATAGAATGAACCCCACGAGGCACACCCTTGACACCTTGTACAAAAAATATTACGGTGGGCGCAACGTACAACAGAACGACTGGGATAATATGAGCAACAAATCAAACACTCGGACATTGTATGGCAAGCCTCTCATTACAAACAATATGGACACAACAAGTAGAGTTAGTCGTTTCCAGGCCTGTGAGAAAGATTACTGGAAGAGGCATAGCTATGCTGGCGAGCAGCAAGAAACATCACCATATCTTTTGCTGAATCGATCAAAAAACACCAGACCCTTATTTCAACGAAGCAGTCATAATTTACTGGAGGAAAGTGAGAGTGTTACCTCTTCGATCCGAGGTGATGCTAAGCCCTATTCCCATGAGAAGACGGTTGACCAGTGGAATCTAGGCAGAATGATGCCAAAATTTGAAAGAAGCATAATCACGCGGAACACTTACCACGGCCCTAAGACGCTGAACTTACCCACTAACCACAAGCTGCCCACTCTGGAGAGTATGAAGAAGGCGGGGCTGCGGAACTGGAGGATTGAAAGTTACCTGAGGGATCCCACAGCATCTCAAACAAGCTCGATCGTTGATCCATATGAACCCATTACACCCAGCACTATCGACAGGGGGGAGAACTCCATTGGTCACACAGTGCAAGGAAATCCAAACCTGTTACATTCCAGGCTGCGTTCTTCACTAGTCTACAAAACTCCTTTAGTGGGAGAGGAGGAAACAGGCAGCCATAACTCAGGATCAACAAGTTCAACCATCGGTCCAGATTCAGGGTCAACAACTCCTCGAAGGCTTTCAACAAACAGAAGTGTACATTCTTTGATTTACGCAGAGGAGAAGAGCTCATCGTTGAACGTTCCATCTGAGGTAGGATCGGAACAGCGACCTATGGCTCAAAGGTCTTTCAAAAGGGACACTGAATTGAGTCAGATTTCTAACCTCCACCGTCAACATAGTTTCAGAGAGAGATTCCGAACACAATTGAATGAACAAAGTTCAATGCCCAAGCTGAGCATTAATTCCTCTGTTAGCCGGACACTATCAATCCCAGCTCTAAGTCACATGCAAGGGAATGAAACTCTAGGCAACCAAACCCTCGATCAACAATCAACGTTTATCCGGAAAAGCTCAGAGaaaatcaaatctctcctcaacaTCACCTCTGAGAGAAAAGATAGCGGGCTGAGAAGCAGAGGATCTGATGCATCTTACCAAATGAGTGGCCGTGGTGATAGATTGATCTCAGAAGATGCTCATCAGAAGCATACAGAATTTTCCTGGAAGGAACGAAGGGTTCAGATGACAGGTGTAACTTCAAATTCCACAAACAGTCCACAAGTTTCCCGATCCAACAGGAATGTGCAGCCAAATTCAGAGGTCCACTTGCCTAGGAAAGATTCGAAGCATTTAGGAGATGCATCTGCTCCACGATTTTCCACAGAAGAGTTGCACATAAGTGAAAATTTGGGTCCCTCTGTGTACTATTCTTCTCACAGGAAGGACACCAGACCTGAGGAGTCCCAAGCCAAGGTCACTACAAAAGCACAGGGCAATCCCAATGAGCGGAAAGTGTACAGTCGATTTGAAAAGCTGTACACAACACAAAATAACAATTTGACGCGGGAAGAAACAGTTTTGAATCCAGTGCTAAAACATCCTCCAAGTGGCAACCAAAATACCTCAGTTGGTAACAGCTTTCGGCATAGTTCTAGACCATTCGTGGTTCACGGAAACCGCATGCCCCAAAGAGCTCCCCATAATGAGAACAAGTTTGAGAAGCTCATGCAGAGGTTTGTGGGGTCATTCCGGCATAAGAAATAAGG encodes the following:
- the fam83b gene encoding protein FAM83B gives rise to the protein MLTSINMNLSSHISSLGDQFKSTEYIEPHYKEWYRLAIDKLVDEGIPGYDEFLTKEGQGRFLAEEELYFIKENVRKPPPISINTFEDTTDGSSSGTYWPVQSDTEAPDLDLGWPYVIKGLETKTKIDLYFHPPREDSPTIKEIVRKLIRSAHQVIAIVMDVFTDVDIFREVLDAAARDVPIYIVLDDSNFKHFITMCENQGVHLQRFMKIRIRTVKGLDYLCRSGCKFHGKMMEKFLLVDCKTVVYGTYSFMWSYEKINLSMVQVISGQLVESYDEEFRTIYARSDIPDVFSVESSRLLPDGRKPLILQNGINRDSYHHSVTSVASSTSWQQTFDRMNPTRHTLDTLYKKYYGGRNVQQNDWDNMSNKSNTRTLYGKPLITNNMDTTSRVSRFQACEKDYWKRHSYAGEQQETSPYLLLNRSKNTRPLFQRSSHNLLEESESVTSSIRGDAKPYSHEKTVDQWNLGRMMPKFERSIITRNTYHGPKTLNLPTNHKLPTLESMKKAGLRNWRIESYLRDPTASQTSSIVDPYEPITPSTIDRGENSIGHTVQGNPNLLHSRLRSSLVYKTPLVGEEETGSHNSGSTSSTIGPDSGSTTPRRLSTNRSVHSLIYAEEKSSSLNVPSEVGSEQRPMAQRSFKRDTELSQISNLHRQHSFRERFRTQLNEQSSMPKLSINSSVSRTLSIPALSHMQGNETLGNQTLDQQSTFIRKSSEKIKSLLNITSERKDSGLRSRGSDASYQMSGRGDRLISEDAHQKHTEFSWKERRVQMTGVTSNSTNSPQVSRSNRNVQPNSEVHLPRKDSKHLGDASAPRFSTEELHISENLGPSVYYSSHRKDTRPEESQAKVTTKAQGNPNERKVYSRFEKLYTTQNNNLTREETVLNPVLKHPPSGNQNTSVGNSFRHSSRPFVVHGNRMPQRAPHNENKFEKLMQRFVGSFRHKK